The following is a genomic window from Bacteroidales bacterium.
ACTGGCATTTAATAATGTTGACCTGAGACCGGATTGGACAGGCAACTCAAAGGAGGCATGGATACTGTCTGATAAGATGAGTTCGGCCTGGCTCAATTTTATAAAAACGGGTAATCCCAATGTGGCAGGCGTATTACCTGAGTGGAAACCTTACACGGTTGAAAACGGTGAAACTATGTATTTCGACAATGAATGCAAAATTGTCAATAATCACGACAGGGAACTGATGAATTTCATTTGGTAATCACGAACCGGTCAGGTCATTTTATTATCCACCTTATTCCTGCATTAACGCCGATATGGCTGTAATCCACAGTGCCGTCATCTCCCCTTAAAATGTGGGGGTTGTCAGTTAAAGTTGAAAGCTTATCCACGCCATCCACATCGAATTTTACGGTTTTCGATTCCTTATACCGGTATGATGTGTTAACCGCCATGAATTCGGCTGTAAATAAAACATGATCTTTTATGGGGTACATGATTCCGATAGCGCCCCGGAACCCTGCATTCCAGTTTCCTGTATAAATTCTTTTCAACGACGTATTCTCAAGATACTCTTCAAGATTCTCGTTGGTGTATTTGTATGTATAAAAGTTTGTATAAATGGTTTTCACAAAAAGTAAATTGACGCCGGCTTTTATATAGGGTGTCCATTTTCCGGCTTTGATACTATATACAAACATGGGGCTCAGTTGTACCGAAGCATTCCGCATGCGGGCGTCACCGTTAAGGCCGGTAAGATGAAGTCTGCTGTATTCCTGCTCAAAAAATTGTTTCCAGTTATGATCGGAATGCGATGTGGTGAAAAGGGCTGTTGAAGCCAGGAATTCGGCTGAGAGATGTTCATCGAGCCTGTACCCGGCTGAAAGATTTAAGTAAAGGCCCTTTCCATATGAAAACCTGATCCTATACATGCTTATGAGGTTGTCAGTTACTTCACGGTTTTGTTGGACTGAAGGATTGGTCGAAAAAGAATAACCCGAAGTAAATTGAGCATAGAATTGGCCCTTTGCACCGGCAGTTGCCATAAAAAAAAGCACTATGTTCAAAAACCTCTTCATGATCAGAACGAATAGTTGATGTTAATTCCGCCATACATGCTGTTCAGCTTCAGGGTTTCTTTCAGACGCATCAGTGGTTTGTAGTAATTGGTATAGTAAGTATCATTCATATTATCATAATAGACTTGTTCATTGTCGATTTTTCGTTTATACACAATACTTTTAAGGTAACGGGGTAATTCATCCATATCCCAGTATGAAAAATTATCTTCTTTAAGGATGGCTTTCCGCGGTTTATAGAAAATATTTTCCACACCTGCCTCAATGGAGACGCCTACATGATTCAACAGCCTGTATTCGATTTCGGCACCAAAAGTATAGCCAAAATCAAGGCTTTTGTTAAACATGAATGTGCGTCGTTTTTCTTCGAATATAATCGACTTACCCAGGGAGGTAACTCCTGCAACAAAACCGGCTTTTGCAGAAAACGCGAAGTTTTTTCCAATTGGCTGCGACAGAACCAATGCAGGTATTGCATTTAAGACACGCAGTTGCCAGGCTGTGCTTCCGAGCGGGTAATTGGGTGAAACGCTGTCCGATTTTAACTGGTGGTTATTCCTGAAATAATCAAATCCTAATTCTATCGCAATATGTTCGTTAATCCTGAATCCGATATCTGCTCCATAAGACGTTCCCTTTGCCAGGGAGAATTTCTTGTTTTCCGTTATGACACTGGTATAGTAAACATCCGATCCAGTTAATATAAACATGTTGGCGGTAAAGAACTCCGGGGCTTTCTGATATGTAAGAGGTGTATGATACCTCAGATGAGGTTTCAGGTAGAAATGCTGGGAATAACTTAATCCGGATGATAAAATAAGAGATACTATGAGACAAATTCGGACCATAATCAGGTGTGTATTATCAAAGTTACTTCAAATCTCACAGAATATGACCATTACGAATGAATTTAACCCTTTTTTTAATAGCCCCGGCCTTAAGGCCGGGGGCTATTCACCAACCCTCGCCCCAAAAATCCGTATACAGTATCGCGCATTCAGAATTTTACTAATATTAGATTTTTAAAACCTGTTCATGCATCGATTATATCTTTTACTCTGCCTTCTTTTCCTATGTCCTGTTGCCGCC
Proteins encoded in this region:
- a CDS encoding outer membrane beta-barrel protein, which translates into the protein MVRICLIVSLILSSGLSYSQHFYLKPHLRYHTPLTYQKAPEFFTANMFILTGSDVYYTSVITENKKFSLAKGTSYGADIGFRINEHIAIELGFDYFRNNHQLKSDSVSPNYPLGSTAWQLRVLNAIPALVLSQPIGKNFAFSAKAGFVAGVTSLGKSIIFEEKRRTFMFNKSLDFGYTFGAEIEYRLLNHVGVSIEAGVENIFYKPRKAILKEDNFSYWDMDELPRYLKSIVYKRKIDNEQVYYDNMNDTYYTNYYKPLMRLKETLKLNSMYGGININYSF